In bacterium, the sequence AGTAGACGAAGTTCTTCTGGTCGGTGAAGCCCTGGGGGGAGACCCGGCCGCGCTCGGCCACCACCTGGTAGCGGAGGCTGCGTCCCGGCAGGGTGGTCGCCTCGATGGTCAGGCGGGTGGTGGTGCCCACGTTGAGCGAGGGGTTGTCGAGGGTGACGGTCTGGATCTCGAGGCCGGTGTTGAGGAAGGCGCAGCCAGGCAGGGCCAGGGGGGCCGCTGCGGCGGCGAGCATGCCCCCGATGATGAGACGTCGGGTCCAGAAACGGGTTGCGGCCACCATCCTCACTCCTCTTGAAAGCTGATCCCTACATACCCGAGCCGGGCAAGCGGGTAACCGGGATCTCCCGCAGGCCCATGGCCCGCCGGGTGCGGGCCAGGGCCTCGACTTGGTCCTCGCCGAGGGGCCGAGGGCCGCCGAGGGTGTGGGCGGCGAGGGCGACCTTGGCGGTCTGCTCCAGCGTTTCCATCCGGTAGAAGGCCTCGAACAGGTCCTGCCCCACCGTGACGGCCCCGTGGTGAGAGAGGATGCAGCAGTCGTAGTCGACCAGGAGCCGGGCGACCCCCTCGCCCACCTGGGGGGTGCCCGGGGTGGCGTAGGGGGCGGTCGGGATGGCGCCCAGGCCGATCACCACCTCGGTCAGGATCGGGGCCATGAGCGAGACGCCCGCCACCGAGAAAGCCGTGGCCGTGGGGGGATGGGCGTGGACCACCGCCTTGACGTCGGGCCGGACCCGGTAGACGGCCGCGTGCATGCCGAACTCGCTCGAGGGCTTGCGGCGCCCCTGGAGCGCGCGTCCTGCGAGGTCCACCACCACCAGGTCCTCGGGCGACAGGAAGCCCTTGCACATGCCGGAAGGGGTGGTGAGGAAGCGCTCGGCATCGATCCGGCAGCTCACGTTGCCATCGGCGGCGACAATCAGCCCCCGCTCGTACAGGCGGCGGCAGACGTCGATCAGGGCGTGACTCAGGATTTCGAGTTCGTCGGACATGCTTCCATTATAGGAGCTTCCAACCAAACCAGGCATGTGACCTCCGTTGGCCGCCCTAACCCCGCTTGCCTTCGAACGGGGGCGCGGGGTATAGACAGAGTGCCCCCGTTCCGTCTTGAGGAAAGCGTGAAGCCGAGCGTCCGTCTAGCCACCGAATCCGATTGGCCGCGCCTTGTGGCCCTCCTGGCGGCAGGCCATGGTGGCAACGGCTACCACGCAGCCGTCTACCAGCGCTGGCACGCCGAGTGGCCGCAAGTGCTCAATGAGTTCGAGGCCCTGCTCATCGTCGAGACCCCACGCGGGCTCGCGGGCTTCGCCGGAATCCAGCGCCACCCCATCCCTTACACGGCGGGCCTCTTTCGAGCCCTGGCGGATCACTTCCTCGCCCCTGACCTGGATCCGGGCGAGGCGATCGTCGCGTTGGTCGACGGCCTCGCGGAGTGGGCGCGCGAGCGGGGTTTTGCCCGGGTGACCCTCAACATGGAGCCCCAGGAGGCCGATTTGCTGACGGCCCTGGCGGAGGCGGGGGGCTTTCCCGAGCGGGTGGCCATGTTCACCAATCGCTTCCCCAACGAACCCCTGGATCCGACCATCCGCCCCATGCGCGACGAGGAGGCCGACCAGGTGGCCGCCATGGGCGCGGAAGTGGCCGCGTACCTCGCGACCTTACCCGGCTCCTTGCCCTCGCCCACGGGCGAGGCGCTGGTCGACCTGACCCGCGAGGGCTACAAGGAGTACGGGGAAACGCGGCCCCATGCCTTCTTCGTGGCCGAGCGCGAGGGACACCTGGTGGGCTTTGTCTTCGCCGTGGTCGAGCCCCCGGACGGGGGCCTCATCTACGACCTCTACGTCATGCCTGCATGGCGGCGCCAGGGAATTGCCCGAGCCCTCTACCGGCAGGCGGCAGGCTGGCTTGTGCAGCAGGGCGCCGAGTGGCTCACCCTGTCGGTCTACGCCCTGAACCGCCCCGCCTACGAAGCCTACGAGCAGTGGGGCTTCTTCCCGTTCTTTGTCGCCTGGGAGCGCAATCTCTGAAGTGCTCCTCTCGTCGCGGTTGCGTCGCCTGGGAGCGCAATCTCTGAGGGGACAACGGCTGATCTCGCCGAAAGTAACCCACGTCTTTTGGCGGATCCGCACGAGGTCTGATGAGGCGCGGGGCCCTATGATAATTGGTATGAACCGACCCCCTCGGCGGCGCCGCCGGGGGGGTCACCTTTTTGGGGGTGAGGCCCCTTGCTCCGGGGAAATAGATCCTTTAAACTCCTCTTAATATTTTCATAAAAGAGGAGTTTGAGAGATGCAACGCGCTCGTCTTGCCATCGCTGCCCTGGCCCTCGTCCTTGCCGGCTGTGCCGCCGCCCCTTCCATCACGGGGGCTGGGGGTGAAGCTTCCCGGATTTCGGGCCAGGCGATCGCAGGCGAGCACATCATCCGCCTCAAGGCCGGCGTCTCTCCCTCGGCCTACGCTCGCAAGCACGGCCTCCAGCTGGTCCAGGCCCTGGGCCTCGGGATGCATCTCTTCCGCGGCGAACGCGCCCTCTCGATCCTGGAGGCGGACCCCGAGGTGGTGTTCGCCGAGCCCAACCGCACCATCCAGCTGCCCGCGCTCAAGGCGCAGCCGGCGCCGAATCCCTCGACCCGCGCCGCCTCGCCCAACGACCCGCTCTTCCCCGCCCAGTACGCCCCGGTCATCACCGGCGCCGAGAAGGTGTGGCCCAAGCAGAAGGGCTCCGCCGAGGTGATCGTGGCGGTCATCGACTCGGGGATCGACGGCACCCATCCCGAGTTCGAGGGGCGTCTGTTGCCCGGCTACGACTTCAGCGAGAAGCAGGCCGTTGCCGGCGGTGACCGGGACGGCTACGGCCACGGGACCCACGTGGCGGGCGTCATCGGGGCGCGGCAGGACAACGGGGTGGGCGTGACGGGGATCGCCCCCGGCTGCAAGCTCTTGCCCGTGCGGATCTTCAACAACTCGGGCCACACGACCGACGGCGCTTCGACCGCGGCCATCATCTGGGCGGTGGACCACGGCGCCAAGGTCATCAACGCCAGCTGGGGCAGCCCCTCGGACAGCGAGGCGGGCCGCGCGGCCATCAAGTACGCCCAGGACAAGGACGTGGTCGTGGTGGCGGCCGTCGGCAACACCGGCAAGGAGTGGGACCCCAGCTACCCCGCGGCCTGGCCCGGGGTCGTGGCGGTGGCGGCGAGCAACGACCAGGACGGCTGGGCTTCGTTCTCGACCTGGGGGGACTGGATCACGCTGGCAGGACCCGGTGATGCCATCCTCTCGACCTATCCGCTCTCCAAGGGAAACGGCTACCGCATCATGTCGGGCACCTCGATGGCGGCCCCGGCCGTCTCGGCGGTGGCGGCCCTGGTGCGCAGCCAGCACCCCCAGCTCTCGCAGGCCCAGGTCATCGAGCGCCTCTACGCCACGGCCCGGGACACCGTCATGACGGGTAAGGACAAGTACGTGGGCCACGGCCGCGTCGACGCGCTGCGCGCGGTGCTCGACCCGCTCTAGACGGGATGAGCAAGGCCTCGGGCCTGGTCGGCTTCAGGGGGCTTTCGAAGGGATGCGGGCCCAGACGGGGCCCGCGGCGGTCGCCATCATCCCGAAGCGCTCGTAGAGGGCGCGTGACGAGAGGTTCGAGGCCTGGGTGGTGAGGCCCACGGCCTTGGCGCCTGCCAGGTGGGCGGTGGCGAGGGCGTCCGCCAGGAGGATCTTGCCCCAGCCCTGGTTCTGCCGGGCGGGATGCACCCCGATGGCCCCCAGGTGATACCGCTCGCCGAGCGGCTGGAGGATGGTGAAGCCGATCAGGCGTTCGCCCTGGCTCACGACGCGCACCATCGAGACTTCGAGGTGGACGGCCATTTCTTGCCGGCTGCGCTGGAAGGCGGCCGGGAAGGCGGCGCGATCGAGCGCCACCAGGGCCTCTAGATCGCGCGCCTCGGCCTGACGGACCGAGGGATGCTGCTCGAGCGCAGGCAGTGGGTCCAAGAGGTAGTACAGGAGCTCGTCGATGCGGGCGAAGCCGTGCGGTGCGAGGAGGTGCCCCTCGGTGCCCTTGGCGACGATCAAGGCGGACGGGGGCAGGTGCGCGGAGATGCGCGGCCACTCCCGGGCGATCGCGGCTTCGAGCCCATGGGCGTCTTGGCTGGCCTGATAGAGCTCGATCAGTTCCTCATGGGCTTCGAGCGGCACCAGCATGGCGTCGTCGCCCACGTAGGCGCGCTGGGGACGCGCCAGCACGTCCCGCTCCATCCAGGAGAGGGTGCGGCTGCCCGCCACACACCCTCCGTGGGGGAGGCGCCGCCAGCGCTCGGCGAAGGTCACGGACGCTTCCATGGCAACCCCAATACGAAGTCGATGATCTCGAGCGCCGTGCGCACGAGGCCCTTGCCTTTGACCTGGGTGACGAGCACCCGCTGGATCTCGATCCCATCGAGCCACGTGCCCCCGCAGCGGGGGCACACGTCGACCGCCGCCTGGCCGAGCTGGGCGGGACGGGCCCGCTTGAGCGCGACCCCGCAGGAGGGGCAGTCGGGGACGCTGGTGATCCGCACCGCGGGGATCTTGAGGGTGGCGTACTGGTCGGCGAAGTAGCTCACGGTGGGCGACTTGAGGAAGGCGGCGAGCTCGCCGCGCGCAAACCAGTGGCCCAGGCACGCCGGGCAGCGATCCACCGCGGTGGCGCCGAGGTAGGTGCCTTCGAGGTAGGCGTCGTCGCAGCGCAGGCAGTGCATCGATGGTCTCTAGTAGCCCGCGGCGGCGGTCCCTTCACCCGAGGCGATCGCCACCGAGGCGCTCGCTCCGATCCGGGTGGCGCCGGCCTCGACCATGGCCAGGGCGGTTTCGCGATCGCGGACGCCGCCCGAGGCCTTGACCCCCATGTCGGGGCCGACGGTCCGGCGCATGAGGGCCACGTCGTGGACGGTCGCACCACCGGTCGAGAAGCCGGTCGAGGTCTTGACGAAGTCCGCGCCCACAGCCTGGGCCAGGAGGCAGGCGGTGACCTTCTCGTCGTCGGTGAGCAGGCAGGTCTCGAGGATGACCTTGGTGATCACGCCTTCGGGGCAGGCGTCCACCACCGCGCGGATGTCCTGCTGGACCCGCTCGGGCTGGCCGCTCTTGAGGGCGCCGACGTTGAGGACCATGTCGATCTCGCTGGCCCCGTCCTTGATGGCCTGCGCGGTCTCGAAGGCCTTGACCTCGGGGGCCGAGGCGCCGAGGGGGAAGCCGACCACGGTGCAGACCTTGACCTCGGACCCTGCGAGCAGCTGGGCGGCGAGCGCCACGTTGGCGGGGTTGACGCAGACCGAGGCGAAGACGTGCTCGCGCGCTTCGGCGCAGAGCTTGCGGATGTCGGCCTCGGTGGCATCAGCCTTGAGCAGGGTGTGGTCGATCATGCGGGCAAGAGGGAGTTCCTCGCGGACCATGGCAGGCTCCTTGTGTCGATGAGGCCCGGGCAAGAGGTGGCCGTCGGCTTCGCATGCTAGCACATGCCCGGGCGCTTGCGCAGCGATCGCCGCACCTGCGAGGCCGTTTGAAGAGAATGCCTGCCCGAAGTCGCGCTTGATTTACAAGCGGAAGCCTTGCTCGATTGTCAGTACTTGTATAGGTATCGCCTCTGAAAGCAGGGGTATGGGTGGTTCGTTGCTTCAGGAATGCGTTGCGCTTCTCAGGGTCAAGGGGTCTTCAGGGCTACGGCCGAGCGCAATGTGCGAAATATTGGACAAAAATTCACTTGATCCACATATGTTCAATATAAAGATTAGGTTCACCTGCCTGAGGCAAGGGTAAGTTCAGCCTTGAGCCGAGCATTCAATTCCCCTGTACCTTCAGCTTTGCGGTTCGACAAGGTTCCAGGGCTCGCGGATGGCGTTATTGATTCACTCGACAGGAGGGGAGACGTGGTGCGTTTTTCGCGCGTATTCGCGCTGAGCCTCATGCTGGTCGGCTGCCACCTCCCTGCTGCGGTCAAGCAACCCGTGGCGCCGCCCACCGGCGAGCGCGCGAGCGCACTTGATGCCCAGCGGTCGCAGGCCGACTTAGCGGTCGATTCGAGCGTCAAGGGGGTCGCGGCCTTCCCGCAGCCGCTCGCCGCCCAGGCCGCCCCCGGCCACGTGCTCAACCAGGCGGTCGTCTTCCTGGTGGATCCGGACACCCGCCTGACGGTGACGGTCGGCAAGACCGACGCGGCGGGCAACTTCACCCTCGCGCTGAACGACTACGTCCCGGATCCGGCCAAGATCTACCTGCTCGAAGCCTACAAGGGACTTGCGGCCAACGCCGCGGGCGCAGACGCCGCGCGCCTGCGGACCTTCCTGAAGTGGACGGGCAGCTCGTGGCAGAGCATCACGCAGGGCGGAGTCGTCCTCACCCCCCTGACGACGGCCCTCGCCCTGATGAACAGCCTCAACCCCGCCGTCACCCGCACGAGCCTGCTCGATAAGGTCAACGGCAGCGGCGCGCTGACCAGCCCCCCCGCGGGCTACACGGCGCTCGAGGTCAACGGCCTCGCCGGGGCCATCCAGCGTTACCTGGCGGGTGATATCGATCCGGTGTCGAGCGTCTCGGGCCTCGCGCCGGCCGTGACGAGCCTGTCGCCCGCGAGCGCCGTGCCGCTCGCGGCGATCGCCATCAACGGGACGGGCTTCTCCCCGGTGGCGGGGGACAACGTCGTCACCTTCGGCGGTAACGTCGTGGGCGCGGTCTACATGGCAAGCCCCAAGCAGCTCATCGTCGTGGTCCCCCAGGGCGCGACGTCGGGCAACATCAAGGTCACGACCCGCTCCAAGGACAGCAACCTCGTCAACTTCGTCGTCACGGGCGGCCAGGGGCCGGCGGGCTTCGTCATCTCGGACCTCTCGCCCAGCATCGCCATGCCGGGCGAGACGATCAACATCCTCGGCGCGGGCTTCAGCCCGACGGCGGCCGAGAACGTGGTGACCTTCCAGCAGGGGGGCGGTGGCACCGTCACGGCCACCCCGACCCAGGCGGCGCCGCACAGCCTGATGGTGCAGGTCCCCGCGGGGGCCATCTCGGGCCCGGTTTCAGTCACGATCAACGGCAATACCACCAATCGCTTCTACTTCAACGCCATGACCCCCGTCATCACGGGGATCAGTCCCACTTCGGGTACCGTCGCCACCGCCGTCAAGCTCGACGGCCGCAGCTTCGGCTCTCAGGGCCTCCAGAGCGCCGTCCGTTTCAACGGGGCCGTCAACCAGGGCAGCATCGTCTCGTGGGGCACCAACCAGGTGGTGGTCAAGCCGCCGGCTCCTTCCTTGATCTCCAAGGTGAGCGGCCCGCTCTCCGCCGTGATGCTGACGGGCAGCGTGAGCCAGCCCTTCGGGAACTTCACGGCGAACGCCTCGGTGGTCGAGGGCTTCACGGGCGCGCCGGGGGCTGGGACCACCGCCTCCTGGACGGGCGGGATTCTGCAGGCGGGGGTTGCGGACACGGCCTTCACCCAGACCAACTTCAGCGCCAACACCAACACCGGCAACTTTGTCGCGAACGCCTCGGGCCTGACCGTCACCCCGGTCACGGGCACCTTCCCCATCGCGGTCAGCGGCTACCAGTACGATGCCGGCACCAGCTACTCGGCGAGGACCCAGCTCGGGGTGGACGACGCTTACTTCTTCGCGCCGGGCACCTCGGCCAAGAAGGTGCGCCGCTACAACCTCTACACCGGCGCCTTCGAGGACGAGACGGCCCTGAGCTACGGGGATGCGGTCATCTGGAACCCCAACAACGGCTACGCCTCGCTCGCCGCGAGCGCGTACCAGGCCTTCAAGCTCGGGACCACCTGGGGCGGGGCGGCCTTCACCACGCCGACCGATTCGAGTGCTACGAACCTGGCCAACTCCACCCACGCCATGTTCGCCACCGACGGCACCACCTACTACCACTACGACTGCGGCGCCGGCCACAAGGTGAGCCTCTTGAGCAGCGCGCTCGGCGATCTCGGATCCTGGCCCGGCGTGTCCTACGGCTGCGGCTCGGGTCCCGCCTCGGCGGCGGGCTTCACCGGCCTGAGCGAGGTCTTGACCAACCCGGGCAACGCCACCAACAGCATCACGACCCTCGATCGCGTCAACGGGAGCAGCTGGAGCAAGAATGCGGTGGCGCTGCCCTTCGCGCTCGACGGGACGGGGGTGAGCGGGGTCAATGTTCCGCTCATCGGCTCGAACGGCGTCCACCTCTTCGTCCTCGGGCGGAACCCGGGCTATAACGGCAACGCCATCAGCCTGTTCCGGTTCACCTACTCAGGCGGGGTCCTGACCCACCTGACCTCGGGGGGCAGCGCGACCTCGACCACGGCGGCGATCGCGTTGACCGCCAACTCGGTCTGGAACACGGTCACCTTCACCCGCAACGTCCCGGCGAACTCGAACTGCACCATCGACGTGCTGGACGGGACCTCGGGGGCGGTCCTGAAGAGCAACATCGCGAGCGGCGCGAGCATCGGGGACCTCACGGCGAGCTCCATCAAGCTCCGCGCGACCGTGAGCATGGGCGGCACCGGCACCGCCCCGACCGTAACCAACTGGTCGGTGACGACCCGCCGGGCCTACGCCGTCTCGCCGGCTTACGACAGCGGGACCAACTTCGCGACCTACCAGGCGCCGACCATCACCAGCAACGGGGCGGCAGTCACGCACTACACGATCACCTACTCCGACAGCGCCGATGGGATCGCCTGGGGGGCGGACGTCTCCAACTTCGCCACCTTGACCCGCCGCTACGTGCGCTTCAAGGTCAATCTCAAGCAGCCCACCACCCAGATCACCGGGATCGCCCTTCCCTACCAGTACTGAGGTGGCACGATGCGACACTTTCTCTTGATCTCGCTCCTTATGCTGCCTGGCTGCGCCGTGATGGCTCCCGAGCCGCCAAGCGCCCTGCCGCTTTTCGGCCAGGTTTCCTTCCCGACCGAGCGCAGCGCCCAGGCCGACCTCAACGACGTCGCCGTCTCGGCCACGGTTTCGCTGATCCGCGCGGACACCAACGAGACGGTCCACACCGCCCTGACGGACCAGAATCGCAAGTTCGTCTTCTCGTTCGTCAAGTGGCAGCCTACCGTGGACGCGCTCTACTACCTGGAAGCCCTCAAGGGCCTCGGCTCGAACCAGGCCGGCAACGCGGTGATCCGGATCAGGACCCTCGCGCAGTACACCGCCACCGGCTGGCGGAGCCTCGGGGCGAGCGGCAGCGGCGTCCAGCTGACGGCGGGCACCACGGCCGTGACGATCGTCGCAAGCCACCTGGGGCCCGCTCAGGTGCCGCCGCTCGGCCTGCTCGGCAAGATGACGATCGGCGTGCCCGATCCGAGTCTCGTTCCCACGACGCCCGACACCCTGGACCCCACGGGGACGGGCATCAGCAACGCGCAGTACCACGCCGTGTACGACCTGGTGGCGCGCGCCCTCGACCGGGACGCCGATCCCCTGGAGCGCGTCTCCTACAACGGTTCGACTTTCGCCATGAAGGCCTACGCCGTACCGGGGATCTCGGCCGTGGTGCCGTCGGCGGCGGCCATCGGGGCCACCGTGACCCTCCAGGGCAGCAACTTCGACGCGGTGCCTGCGAACAACACGGTCTTCTTCAACGGGGTGCCCGCCATTCCCGCCACGGGGAGCGCCACCCAGCTTGTCGTCACGGTGCCGGCGGGCGCCACCTCGGGTCCGGTCTCGGTCACCACCGGCGCCGGGCCGGCAGGGGTGACCCAGAACTTCTCGGTGATTCAGCCTCCTTCGGGCGTCCTCACCGCACTCTGAACCCGGCGACGGGAGGAGGGTCTACGATGCGTTTTCAGATGGTATGCGCGCTGAGTCTCGCGCTGACGGCTTGTCACCTCCCCTCGTCGACGACCCGGGGGCCCGAGGTGAGCGCCGCTCTTGGCCCCGGCGTCACCGCGCAGCCCGTGCGGCCGATCGCAGAAGCTGCGGTCGAAACGAGCATCAAGGGCTCGGTAACCTTCCCGCTCGGCGTTCGCGCGCAGGCCCTGCCCGCCGAGATGGTCGCGCACGCGGTCATTTCCCTGATCGACCCGGACAGCAACATGACGGTGGCGCTCGGCAAGACGGACGGCTCGGGCAACTTCACCCTCGCGCTGAACGCCTATCCCCCCGAGGTCGGCAAGGCCTACCTGCTCGAAGCCTTCAAGAGCTACGGGAGCGACGAGGCCGGCCAGGACGCCGCGCGCCTGCGGACCTTCTTGCGCTGGACGGGCAGCGCCTGGGAGAGCATCACCCAGGGCGGGGTCGCCATCAACGCCCTGACCACGGCCCTCGCCCTGATGAACAACCTCAACCCCGCCGTGACCGCTGCGAGCCTGATGGGCAAGGTGAGTGCCGCAGGGGCTCTCGTCAGTGCGCCTGCGGGCTACACGGCAGGTGAGGTCAACGCCCTGGCGGCCTCCATCCGCGACTACCTGGCGGGGAACATCGACCCGGTCTCGAGCGTGTCGGCCCTCGCCCCCGAGGTGACGGGCTGCACGCCGCCGAGTGCCGTGCCGCTCTCGGCGATCGCCGTGCGCGGGGCGGGCTTCTCGCCGGTGGCGGGCGACAACGTCGTGACCTTCGGCGGCGGCGTCACCGGGACGGTCTACATGGCCTCGCCCAAGGAGCTCATCGTGCTGGTGCCCCAAGGGGCGACCACGGGGAACCTCAAGGTGACGACCCGCTCCAAGGACAGCAACCTCGTGAACTTCGTCGTCATGGGCACTGGTGGCGCCGCGGGCCTCCAGATCGCCCGCCTTTCGCCGAGCAGCACCGTCACGGGCGACACCATCACGATCGTGGGGGCGGGCTTCAGCCCGACGCCCGCGAGCAACACCGTCACCTTCCAGAAGCTCGGCGGCGGCACCGTCACGGCCACCCCGACGACCGCGGACGCCACGAGCCTGTCGATCCAGGTGCCCGCCACGGCCACCTCGGGGCCCGTCTCGGTCACCGTCGGCGGCAAGACCACCAACCTCTTCTACTTCAGCGTCCTGACGCCCATCGTCTCGGCCTTCAGCCCGTCTTCGGGCACCACGGCCACCAGCGTGACGGTCGACGGCAGCGGCTTCGGGATCCAGGCAAACCAGAGCGCCGTCAAGTTCAACGGGGCCGTCGATCAAGGGAGCATCGTCTCGTGGGCGGCCAACCAGCTCGTGGTCAAGCCACCCGCCCCGTCGCTCGAGGCTCGGGTGAGCGGCCCGCTCGTCGTCTCGACCCTGATGGGGGAGATGAGCCAGCCCTTCGGCAACTTCACGGTGAGCACCTCGCTGGTCGAGGCCTTCGCCGGGGCAGGCGGCGCGGGCACGACCGCCTCCTGGACGGGCGGGGTGCTCCAGCCCAACAGCGCGGTGACGACCTTCACCCAGACCAACTTCAGCGCCAACAGCAACACCGGCAACTACGTCGCCAACGCCTCGGGCCTGACCATTAACCCGGTCGTGAGCGTCTTCCCCCTCGCGGTCGGGACCTACCAGTGCGACGCCGGCACCAGCTACTCGGCGAGGACCCAGCTCGGGGTGGACGGAACCTACTTCTTCGCGCCGGGCACGACGGCCAAGACCGCGCGGCGCTACAGCCTCTCGACCGGCGCCTTCGTGGATCAGACGACCCTGACCTACGGGGACGCGGTCATCTGGAGCCCCAATAACGGTTACGCCTCGATCGCCGCCAACGCCGATCGGGTCTTCAAGCTCGGGACCACCTGGGGCGGAGCGGGTTTCACCACGCCAACCGCCCAGAGCGTTTCCGCCCTCGCGGGCTCTACCCACTCCATGCTCGCCACCGACGGCACGACCTACTACCACTACAGCTGTTCCGAAAACCACAAGGTGTGCCTGTTGACCAGCGCGCTCGCGACCGCCTCGCCCTGGCCCGGTAGCGCTTACAGTTGCGGAGCGGGGCCCGCCTCGGCGGCGGGCTTCACCGGCGTCAGCGAGGTGCTGACCAACCAGGGCACCGCCACCCCCAGCACGGCGCTCGATCGCGTCAATTCGAGCGGGTGGAGCAAGAACGCGGTGGCCCTGCCCTTCACCCTCGACGGGACGGGCGTGACGGGGAGCAACGTTCCGCTGATCGGTTCGAACGGGACCGATCTCTTCATCCTGGGGCGCAACGCCGGCTACAACGCCAACGCCATCAGCCTGTTCAAGTTCAAGTACGCGGGCGGGGTTTTGACCCACTCGACCTCGGGGGGTAGCGCGGCCTCGACCACGGCGGCGATCGCGCTGCCTGCCGGATCCGCCTGGAACACGGTCACCTTCACCCGCAACGTCCCGGCGAATTCGACCTGCACCATCGACGTGCTGGACGGGACCACGGGGACGGTCCTGAAGAGCAACATCGCGAGCGGCGTGAGCATCGGGGACCTCACGGCGAGCTCGCTCAAGCTCCGTGCCTCGATGAGCATGACCGGCACCGGCACCGCCCCGACCGTGACCAACTGGTCGGTGACGACCCGCCCCATCTACGCCGTTTCGCCGGCTTACGACAGCGGGACCAACTTCGCGACCTACCAGGCGCCGAGCCTCACCAGCACCGGCGCGGCCGGGACCGACTACACGATCACCTACTCCGACAGCGCCGACGGCGTCACCTGGGGGGCGGACGTTTCCAACTTCACCACCCTGACCCGTCGTTACGTGCGCTTCAAGGTCACCTTCAAGACGATGAGCACCCAGCTCACGCGCGTCACCTTCCCCTACCAGTATTGAGGCGTATCACCCATGGCACACCAATCCGGCAGATCCAACCGCCTCCTCGGCACGCTCCTGGTGCTCGCGCCCATGGCGCTCGCCCTGCCCGGCCTGGCGGGCTGCTCCGACGACCCGGAGACCCTCGGCCTCGTCGGGATCACCCCCGCGACGGCGACCCCCAAGCTTCAGGCAAAAGAGACGCCGACCCCCGATCCGTTGCCCAAATTGTCGCCGACCCCGACCGCGACGCCCTCTTTCGCGGCGACGGCGACGCCTTCGGCCACACCGACGGCTACTCCGTCCGCGACGCCGACGGCAACGCCCACGCAGAGCCCATCGCCCACCCCTTCCCCGACGCCCAGTCCGACTCCGACGGCATCCCCGAGCCCGACGCCGACGCCCGTCACGGTGAGCAACGTGGTGGTCTCCCCTAACGCGATGACGCTCTACGTGCCGGCTCCCGGCGGGACGAACGCACCGGGTTTCGTCTCGACGTACACCTTCAACGCGTCGATCCTCTTGAGCAACTTGACGACCTCGGGGGACGTCGTCTGGAGCAGCTCCGACGATAGTCGAGCGACCGTGAGCCAGGCCGGTCTCGTGACGGCCGTCGCCGAGGGGACCGTGACCATCACGGC encodes:
- a CDS encoding class II aldolase/adducin family protein translates to MSDELEILSHALIDVCRRLYERGLIVAADGNVSCRIDAERFLTTPSGMCKGFLSPEDLVVVDLAGRALQGRRKPSSEFGMHAAVYRVRPDVKAVVHAHPPTATAFSVAGVSLMAPILTEVVIGLGAIPTAPYATPGTPQVGEGVARLLVDYDCCILSHHGAVTVGQDLFEAFYRMETLEQTAKVALAAHTLGGPRPLGEDQVEALARTRRAMGLREIPVTRLPGSGM
- a CDS encoding GNAT family N-acetyltransferase; its protein translation is MEASVTFAERWRRLPHGGCVAGSRTLSWMERDVLARPQRAYVGDDAMLVPLEAHEELIELYQASQDAHGLEAAIAREWPRISAHLPPSALIVAKGTEGHLLAPHGFARIDELLYYLLDPLPALEQHPSVRQAEARDLEALVALDRAAFPAAFQRSRQEMAVHLEVSMVRVVSQGERLIGFTILQPLGERYHLGAIGVHPARQNQGWGKILLADALATAHLAGAKAVGLTTQASNLSSRALYERFGMMATAAGPVWARIPSKAP
- a CDS encoding S8 family serine peptidase; translation: MQRARLAIAALALVLAGCAAAPSITGAGGEASRISGQAIAGEHIIRLKAGVSPSAYARKHGLQLVQALGLGMHLFRGERALSILEADPEVVFAEPNRTIQLPALKAQPAPNPSTRAASPNDPLFPAQYAPVITGAEKVWPKQKGSAEVIVAVIDSGIDGTHPEFEGRLLPGYDFSEKQAVAGGDRDGYGHGTHVAGVIGARQDNGVGVTGIAPGCKLLPVRIFNNSGHTTDGASTAAIIWAVDHGAKVINASWGSPSDSEAGRAAIKYAQDKDVVVVAAVGNTGKEWDPSYPAAWPGVVAVAASNDQDGWASFSTWGDWITLAGPGDAILSTYPLSKGNGYRIMSGTSMAAPAVSAVAALVRSQHPQLSQAQVIERLYATARDTVMTGKDKYVGHGRVDALRAVLDPL
- a CDS encoding deoxyribose-phosphate aldolase, with translation MVREELPLARMIDHTLLKADATEADIRKLCAEAREHVFASVCVNPANVALAAQLLAGSEVKVCTVVGFPLGASAPEVKAFETAQAIKDGASEIDMVLNVGALKSGQPERVQQDIRAVVDACPEGVITKVILETCLLTDDEKVTACLLAQAVGADFVKTSTGFSTGGATVHDVALMRRTVGPDMGVKASGGVRDRETALAMVEAGATRIGASASVAIASGEGTAAAGY
- a CDS encoding zf-TFIIB domain-containing protein encodes the protein MHCLRCDDAYLEGTYLGATAVDRCPACLGHWFARGELAAFLKSPTVSYFADQYATLKIPAVRITSVPDCPSCGVALKRARPAQLGQAAVDVCPRCGGTWLDGIEIQRVLVTQVKGKGLVRTALEIIDFVLGLPWKRP
- a CDS encoding GNAT family N-acetyltransferase, whose protein sequence is MKPSVRLATESDWPRLVALLAAGHGGNGYHAAVYQRWHAEWPQVLNEFEALLIVETPRGLAGFAGIQRHPIPYTAGLFRALADHFLAPDLDPGEAIVALVDGLAEWARERGFARVTLNMEPQEADLLTALAEAGGFPERVAMFTNRFPNEPLDPTIRPMRDEEADQVAAMGAEVAAYLATLPGSLPSPTGEALVDLTREGYKEYGETRPHAFFVAEREGHLVGFVFAVVEPPDGGLIYDLYVMPAWRRQGIARALYRQAAGWLVQQGAEWLTLSVYALNRPAYEAYEQWGFFPFFVAWERNL